The nucleotide sequence CAGAGCGCCGTCGAACAGCACCCACGCCCCCTGCACCGCGCGCGACGGAAACCAGGGAGTGGTGGGCGCGAGCGCCAACAACATCGTCCAGGGCAGCAGGAGCCACTCGAGCGCCTGCAAGACCGGTGTGGGGCCGCGCCAGATGGTGCGCACACCAAAGCGCAGAAACGATCCGCCGGCGAAGGCGCGCAAGCCATCGCGCATCGCGCGCCACCCCGAGCCGTGCGCGGGCCACGCGAGATAGATCGGCTCCCAGTGCGTGGGGCGCAGCTTGTGCTTGAACTGCGACAGCCCCGCAAAATTGAACAGCGGTCGAGACCACCGCCGGAGCCGCGCGAGCGTGGGATCGATGGCGCCATGGAGTGGCGCGAGCCCCAGCGTCGCCCACGTCGCGCCTTCGGCAGCCAGCGTGCGCATGGCCACATCGACCAGCAGTTCCGCGGTCCCGTTGGGCGCATCGGGATCGCGCAGCAGATGCTCAAGCAGCCAGCCCGGACGCGCCGGTAGCGGCACCATCGACAACACGCCCACCAGCGTATCGCCCTGTCGCGCCAGCCAGGTGCGACGATGGGCTGCGCCTTCGGTGAGCGCCTGCGTCACCAGAAACCCCATCGGCGGCATGCTGCGCGTCGCGCGCCAGCGCGCCTGCAACGCGGACAGGGCGTCCTGAAACGCGGCCGAGGTGAGCTGCGCCGTGTCGACGACCTCCACGACGACCCGCTTGGCGCGCGCGCGCCGCAGCTGCTCGCGCAGCGACTTGTGCGCGCGCACCCCGGCGTCCCACGCCTGCGGGTCCCATACCGGCTGTTCACCGATCAGCCGCCGCGCCAGCTGCGGTGAGCGCGCCAGCCGCCCCTCGGTCGCAAAGAACGAGGGCCGGCGCCCCGCGGTCGCTTGCGCCGCCATGAACGCCTCCGCCACCGCGACCAGGCGGTCGACATCGGCGACCGGTTCACCGGCTGCCACGGCGGCACCGCGAACCGCTGCATACGCCACGAGCGCATCGGTATCCGCTTCGGTATCCGCATCGGCATCCGCTTCGGCGTGTGCATCGGCATCGGCGCCGTCGGCCACCGGCCGCCAGACGCACAGGTCGGGACCGAGCGCGCGAAAGGCCGTACTGCTCCGCCCATGGCGCAGCACCGTGGCCAGGCGCGCCCGGAGGTCGTGCGCCGGCGCGTCCTGCGCCGCGGGCGACGACGCGCTAGCTTCGCTGCCACGCCGGCGCGCGGCGTCGTTGGTCACCCGTGAGCTCTCGTTTCGACGCGATCAGGATTGGCGATGTCCACACCCCACGACTTCCCCACGCTCAGCATCGTAGACCACCCGCTGGTTCGTCACAAGCTGACGCTTCTGCGCGACCGCGCCACGCCGACCAAGCAGTTCAAGGAGCTGGTGGACGAGATCGCCATGCTGATGGCGTACGAAGCCACGCGGGATCTCGCGCTGGAGCCGGTGGGCGTGGACACCCCGCTCGAACACGCGACGGGCTGGGCCGTGCGCGGCAAGAAGCTTACGCTCGTCCCCATTCTGCGCGCCGGCCTCGGGATGGTCGAAGGCATTCTGCGCCTCATGCCCTCGGCGCGCGTGGGCCACATCGGCCTCTATCGCGATCACGATACGCTCGAGCCGGTGGACTACTACTTCAAGGTGCCGGGCGATGTGAGCGAGCGCGACTTCCTGCTCCTCGATCCCATGCTCGCCACTGGCGGCAGCGCCGCCGCCGCGGTCGCCTCACTCAAGCGCGCCGGCGCGAGCCGCATTCGGTTCCTGTGCCTCGTCGCCGCCCCCGAGGGCGTCGCCCGCCTCTCCCGCGAGCACCCCGACGTCCCCATTCTCGCCGCCAGTCTCGACCGCGAGCTCAATGAGCATGGCTACATCCTGCCCGGCCTAGGCGACGCCGGCGACCGCCTCTTCGGCACCCGCTAGCCCCGCAGTTCCCGCCGTTCCCGCCCCACGTATACGCCCCACGTATGCGCCCCACGTATACGCCGTTCGTATACGCCCTTCGTAGTTACGAAAACCACTCCCGCGGCTCCGTCTTCTGCTGACACGCCGCCTCCAGCACCCACGCCTGCACGTCCGGCTCGGTGACCTCCTCAGGCACCTTGTCGAACCAGGATTGGGCCTGCGTCTCATCGCCCACGCGCCGCCAGAGCTCGCCGATCAGATACGTGATCACCGCGCGCTCATCCGGCGGGACGCCATCGAACGCTGCCAGCGCATCGGCGAAGCGCCACGCCGCGTGGCGACGGAAGAACCGCTCGGCTTCGCTGTCCCCTTCATCGACGCAGCACCACGCGGCCCGGAGATAGAGATCGGCGAGATACCGCGGATCGCTCCCCTGCCACGCCGCGACTTTCGCCGCGTGCTCGTACTTGAGGGATCCGGACGGCAGCGAGTGCGTCAGCGACGGCGCCAGCTCCGCCCACACGAGCTCCTTGATCCAGGCGGTCAGTTCGACCTCGTCACCAAAGTCGCGCGTGACGCCGGCGTACCCGCAATGCGTGCACAGATGCACGAAGTACGGCAGCGGCTGCATACCCGCCGCCCGCTCGTGGAAATCGGTCCGCTTTCCGCCGAAGCCATTCGTGGCCACGACGGTCTGCGAGCGGAACTCACGCTCGCACACGGGACAAGTCAGTTCGATGAGATGCAGGGTCG is from Gemmatimonadaceae bacterium and encodes:
- a CDS encoding DUF2156 domain-containing protein, coding for MTNDAARRRGSEASASSPAAQDAPAHDLRARLATVLRHGRSSTAFRALGPDLCVWRPVADGADADAHAEADADADTEADTDALVAYAAVRGAAVAAGEPVADVDRLVAVAEAFMAAQATAGRRPSFFATEGRLARSPQLARRLIGEQPVWDPQAWDAGVRAHKSLREQLRRARAKRVVVEVVDTAQLTSAAFQDALSALQARWRATRSMPPMGFLVTQALTEGAAHRRTWLARQGDTLVGVLSMVPLPARPGWLLEHLLRDPDAPNGTAELLVDVAMRTLAAEGATWATLGLAPLHGAIDPTLARLRRWSRPLFNFAGLSQFKHKLRPTHWEPIYLAWPAHGSGWRAMRDGLRAFAGGSFLRFGVRTIWRGPTPVLQALEWLLLPWTMLLALAPTTPWFPSRAVQGAWVLFDGALLLALRTVRQRSTAHGPDERRVVSRLATGIAVAVTLDALLTLSEAVLHRAPREVGMWGAVLTGIACAGPLLAAPMLWGAAQRARLLARPLARLRPTSSALP
- the upp gene encoding uracil phosphoribosyltransferase codes for the protein MSTPHDFPTLSIVDHPLVRHKLTLLRDRATPTKQFKELVDEIAMLMAYEATRDLALEPVGVDTPLEHATGWAVRGKKLTLVPILRAGLGMVEGILRLMPSARVGHIGLYRDHDTLEPVDYYFKVPGDVSERDFLLLDPMLATGGSAAAAVASLKRAGASRIRFLCLVAAPEGVARLSREHPDVPILAASLDRELNEHGYILPGLGDAGDRLFGTR
- a CDS encoding DUF2225 domain-containing protein, whose translation is MTTLHLIELTCPVCEREFRSQTVVATNGFGGKRTDFHERAAGMQPLPYFVHLCTHCGYAGVTRDFGDEVELTAWIKELVWAELAPSLTHSLPSGSLKYEHAAKVAAWQGSDPRYLADLYLRAAWCCVDEGDSEAERFFRRHAAWRFADALAAFDGVPPDERAVITYLIGELWRRVGDETQAQSWFDKVPEEVTEPDVQAWVLEAACQQKTEPREWFS